One window from the genome of Gopherus evgoodei ecotype Sinaloan lineage chromosome 2, rGopEvg1_v1.p, whole genome shotgun sequence encodes:
- the MKX gene encoding homeobox protein Mohawk isoform X1 — translation MNTVVFNKFNSQVLFEENAKERESNSRPYLGVIDSPHHPEVHNPDSPSIKDNLSLRNRRTGARQSSGKVRHKRQALQDMARPLKQWLYKHRDNPYPTKTEKILLALGSQMTLVQVSNWFANARRRLKNTVRQPDLSWALRIKLYNKYVQGNAERLSVSSDDSCSEDGENPPRNHINEGGYNKPVHHTVIKTENSVIKTGVRPETSANEDYVSPPKYKSSLLNRYLNDSLRHVMATNAAMMEKTRQRNHSGSFSSNEFEEELVSPSSSETEGNFVYRTETLENGPKKCES, via the exons ATGAACACCGTAGTCTTTAACAAATTCAACAGCCAAGTGCTTTTTGAGGAAAACgccaaagaaagggaaagtaacaGCCGGCCTTACCTGGGGGTCATTGACAGCCCACACCACCCCGAAGTGCACAATCCCGACAGCCCTTCAATTAAAGACAACCTCAGTCTTCGGAACAGGCGGACAGG GGCCCGGCAGAGCAGCGGGAAGGTGCGGCACAAGAGGCAGGCGCTGCAGGACATGGCCCGGCCGCTCAAGCAGTGGCTGTACAAGCACCGGGACAACCCCTACCCCACCAAGACCGAGAAGATCCTGCTGGCCCTTGGCTCCCAGATGACCCTGGTGCAG GTATCAAACTGGTTTGCCAATGCAAGACGTCGCCTAAAGAATACAGTCCGGCAACCAGATCTCAGCTGGGCTTTACGAATAAAGTTGTACAACAAATATGTTCAAGGAAATGCTGAAAGACTTAGTGTAAGCAGTGATGATTCGTGTTCTGAAG ATGGGGAAAATCCTCCAAGAAACCATATCAATGAAGGGGGATATAACAAACCAGTTCACCacactgtgattaaaactgaaaatTCGGTGATAAAAACAGGAGTGAGACCAGAGACAAGTGCCAATGAGGATTATGTGTCACCTCCCAAATACAAAAGCAGCTTATTGAATCGTTACCTAAATGACTCACTGAGACATGTCATGGCTACTAATGCAGCCATGATGGAAAAAACGAGACAAAGGAATCATTCTGGTTCATTTAGTTCCAACGAATTTGAGGAGGAATTGGTGTCCCCATCATCATCAGAGACTGAAGGCAATTTTGTCTACCGGACAG